The segment CGAGTATTTGCAAAATACCGCTCAAGACAAACTGCTCGCGGTACTGCCGTTTAGTTTCGATTATGGCTTTAGTCAGTTGAGTACGGCTTTTCATGTGGGTGCCGAAGCGGTGCTCATGGACTATTTACTCCCCCGCGATGTGGTAAAGGCGGTTGCGCGCTATGGCATCACCGGCCTTGCTGGCGTACCACCTCTGTGGAATCAGCTTGGTGCACTCGAATGGCCACAAGAAGCTATTGATTGCCTGCGCTATATGACAAACTCCGGTGGTGCCATGCCAAAAACCACCTTGGCTTCACTGCGTAGCAATCTACCCAAGAGTGATTTCTATTTAATGTATGGTTTGACCGAGGCGTTTCGTTCCACTTATCTGCCACCATCAGAAATCGACAAACGCCCGGATTCCATGGGCAAGGCCATACCCAATGCAGAAGTGATGGTAGTGCGCGAGGACGGCAGTCCGTGTGCGCCCGGTGAACCGGGCGAACTCGTCCATCGAGGATCACTGGTATCCCTGGGCTACTGGAATGACCCGGAAAAAACCGCGGAACGTTTTAAACCAACACCTTCGCAAGTCAGCGGACTGGTCTTGACTGAGCTGGCGGTATGGTCGGGCGACACTGTCAAAATGGACGAAGACGGTTATCTTTATTTTGTCGGACGTAAGGACGATATGATCAAGAGCTCTGGCTACCGCATCAGCCCGTCAGAGGTCGAAGAGATTATTTATGCCAGTGGACTAACAGGTGAAAACGTGGCCCTGGGCATTCCGCATCCTATACTTGGACAGGCCGTAGTGATTGTCGCGACTGTGAAAACTGATGATGCATCAGAAGAAACACTGCTAAGCCACTGCAAACAGCACCTACCGAATTTCATGGTGCCGATAAAAATTATTTTCCGTGAACTTTTGCCTAGAAACCCGAATGGGAAAATTGATAGAAAGGCGCTTGCGATCGAGTACGCGGATATCTTTAACGAAACGAATTAGTGATTAAATCGATGAACAAACCCAAACCTCAACACGCCCCTATGGATCAGTTTACTATCATTGACGGCGATCTTGCTGTTGGGGGAATGACGGTAAGTCGTTTAGCAGAACAGGCTGGCCAAACCCCATTTTACGCCTATGACCGATACCTGATCACGCAACGCATCAAACTGCTACGCGAATCCCTACCGGCGGACATTCATTTGCACTACGCGATTAAGGCCAATCCGATGCCTGCAGTGGTTCAACACCTGGCGACACTAGTCGACGGCTTTGATCTCGCCTCTGCTGGTGAAATGAAAGTTGCGCTCGACACTTCCATGCCGCGTGAACACATTAGTTTTGCAGGGCCGGGTAAGACCGATAAAGAATTACGCCAGGCCATCGCCGCTGGCGTCGTTATCAATATGGAATCAGAAGGCGAAATGCGTCGGATTGCGAAGATTGCTAACGAGCTTGGCATCACACCAAAAGTCGCCATACGCGTAAATCCGGATTTCGACTTGAAATCATCCGGCATGAAAATGGGTGGTGGACCGAAACAGTTTGGTATCGACGCCGAGCGCGTTCCTGCTTTGCTGAAAGAACTTTCGAAGCTGAATCTAG is part of the Gammaproteobacteria bacterium genome and harbors:
- a CDS encoding acyl-CoA ligase (AMP-forming), exosortase A system-associated, with translation MSELLHQLILRSSNTTPNSTALQWKKEAMDYQTLAQTISQVASGLMGLGLSANERVAIYLPKQFEAVCSFFGTSMAGGVFVPVNPLLKSEQVGYILRDCNVRTLITSMDRLALLEETLEHCHDLQSVVLVNTATKALPELKLQSVLRWEELIANGGNSRFHRRIDSDMVSILYTSGSTGKPKGVVLSHKNMVTGAKSVAEYLQNTAQDKLLAVLPFSFDYGFSQLSTAFHVGAEAVLMDYLLPRDVVKAVARYGITGLAGVPPLWNQLGALEWPQEAIDCLRYMTNSGGAMPKTTLASLRSNLPKSDFYLMYGLTEAFRSTYLPPSEIDKRPDSMGKAIPNAEVMVVREDGSPCAPGEPGELVHRGSLVSLGYWNDPEKTAERFKPTPSQVSGLVLTELAVWSGDTVKMDEDGYLYFVGRKDDMIKSSGYRISPSEVEEIIYASGLTGENVALGIPHPILGQAVVIVATVKTDDASEETLLSHCKQHLPNFMVPIKIIFRELLPRNPNGKIDRKALAIEYADIFNETN